A genomic region of Trifolium pratense cultivar HEN17-A07 linkage group LG3, ARS_RC_1.1, whole genome shotgun sequence contains the following coding sequences:
- the LOC123912995 gene encoding norbelladine synthase-like translates to MAAGQLEHELELHVPASEAWELFGTLGIGKLVVEEMPQSFQKVELIEGDGGLGTILKLTFTPGVPGPAGYSEKFTKIDHKNRIKETEVVEGGYLVFGFTLFRVRFEVIEKGEDSSIIKSTIEYEVKEEYAANASLVSIQTLVNIVEVAKNYLNRNKTAKEVK, encoded by the exons ATGGCAGCTGGTCAACTTGAGCATGAGTTAGAGCTGCATGTACCAGCTAGTGAGGCATGGGAACTCTTTGGCACCCTTGGTATTGGAAAATTGGTTGTGGAAGAGATGCCTCAATCGTTTCAGAAGGTGGAGCTAATTGAAGGAGATGGAGGACTTGGAACTATTCTCAAACTCACATTCACTCCAG GTGTACCTGGGCCAGCTGGTTACAGTGAGAAGTTCACCAAGATTGATCATAAAAACCGCATAAAAGAAACAGAGGTAGTTGAAGGTGGATATTTGGTGTTTGGCTTCACACTATTTAGAGTTCGCTTTGAAGTGATAGAGAAAGGTGAAGATTCAAGCATAATCAAATCTACAATAGAGTATGAAGTCAAAGAAGAGTATGCAGCCAATGCCTCACTTGTTTCAATCCAAACATTGGTAAACATTGTAGAAGTTGCAAAGAATTACCTCAACAGAAACAAGACTGCAAAAGAAGTGAAGTAG